One Thiocapsa sp. genomic window carries:
- a CDS encoding OadG family protein, which translates to MDTAIADLLIEGLWLMAIGLSIVFTFLVTLVGLLMLMSKAVARWGPEEPLPATTGGVHAIAPPEDDARLIAVIGSAIQVHRRRHRP; encoded by the coding sequence ATGGACACTGCCATCGCGGATCTGTTGATCGAGGGCCTCTGGCTGATGGCGATCGGCCTGAGCATCGTCTTCACTTTCCTCGTGACGCTGGTCGGCCTGCTTATGCTGATGTCGAAGGCGGTTGCACGCTGGGGCCCCGAGGAGCCGCTCCCGGCGACGACGGGAGGGGTCCATGCGATTGCGCCCCCGGAGGATGACGCGCGCTTGATCGCGGTTATCGGCTCGGCAATCCAAGTGCATCGACGACGCCACCGCCCTTGA
- the oadA gene encoding sodium-extruding oxaloacetate decarboxylase subunit alpha yields MKPSNRLAITDVVLRDAHQSLLATRLRIEDMLPIAPKLDEVGYWSIESWGGATFDACIRYLGEDPWERLRLLKAAMPKTPQQMLLRGQNLLGYRHYADDLVETFVERAALNGIDVFRIFDAMNDVRNLETSVKAALTTGKHAQGTMSYTVSPVHDLEYWIDMGRRLEDMGCHSICIKDMAGLLKPYVAEALVSRLKATCSVPIAMHSHATTGMSTGTILKAAEAGIDMVDTSISSMSMTYGHSPTESVVAILEDTDRSTGLNLLLLEEIAAYFREVRKKYAKFEGALKGVDSRILVAQVPGGMLTNMENQLREQRATDRLDAVLAEIPRVREDLGFLPLVTPTSQIVGSQAVLNVLMGERYKSITNETAGVLKGEYGATPAPVSVELQQRVLAEGEMPITCRPADNLMPELDVLTAELQRLAEERSIRLASDVVDDVLTYALFPQVGLKFLENRGNSSAFEPPPWNEPVRPAVVETAPAPVAVAAVAERYRVEVDGRSYQVVVSAEGAVEQLAAVTNAALPPPVAGRDVPAPLAGTVVAVKVKPGQVIASGELIMLIEAMKMETEVRTPEAGTVLAVSVKEGDSLQVGQTLLTLG; encoded by the coding sequence ATGAAGCCATCCAACCGACTTGCGATCACCGATGTCGTCCTGCGCGACGCTCACCAGTCCCTGCTCGCGACCCGTCTGCGCATCGAGGACATGCTCCCCATCGCGCCTAAGCTGGACGAGGTCGGCTATTGGTCGATCGAGAGTTGGGGCGGGGCGACCTTCGATGCCTGTATCCGCTATCTCGGCGAAGACCCCTGGGAACGGCTGCGCCTGCTCAAGGCCGCGATGCCCAAAACGCCGCAGCAGATGTTGCTGCGCGGGCAAAACCTGCTCGGCTACCGACACTATGCCGACGATCTGGTCGAGACCTTCGTGGAGCGCGCCGCACTCAACGGGATCGACGTCTTTCGCATCTTCGATGCCATGAACGACGTGCGCAACCTCGAGACCTCGGTGAAGGCCGCCTTGACCACAGGCAAGCACGCTCAAGGCACCATGTCCTATACGGTCAGCCCGGTGCACGATCTGGAGTATTGGATCGACATGGGTCGTCGACTCGAGGACATGGGTTGCCATTCGATCTGCATCAAGGATATGGCCGGTCTGCTCAAACCCTATGTCGCCGAGGCCCTGGTCAGCCGCTTGAAGGCGACCTGCAGCGTCCCGATCGCCATGCATAGCCACGCCACGACCGGCATGAGTACCGGCACGATCCTGAAGGCGGCCGAGGCGGGCATCGACATGGTCGATACCTCCATCTCCTCGATGAGCATGACCTATGGCCATTCGCCGACGGAGTCGGTGGTCGCGATCCTGGAGGACACGGATCGCTCGACCGGGTTGAATCTCCTGCTGTTGGAAGAGATCGCGGCCTATTTCCGGGAGGTTCGCAAAAAATACGCCAAATTCGAGGGGGCGCTCAAGGGTGTGGACTCGCGCATCCTGGTCGCTCAGGTGCCCGGCGGCATGCTCACCAACATGGAGAACCAGCTCCGCGAGCAACGGGCCACCGACCGGCTCGACGCGGTGCTTGCCGAGATCCCGCGCGTGCGCGAGGACCTGGGATTCCTGCCCTTGGTGACGCCGACCTCCCAGATCGTCGGCAGCCAGGCCGTGCTCAACGTCCTGATGGGCGAGCGCTACAAGAGCATCACCAACGAGACCGCCGGTGTCCTCAAGGGCGAGTACGGTGCGACCCCGGCCCCGGTGAGCGTCGAGCTTCAACAGCGCGTGCTGGCCGAAGGCGAGATGCCGATTACCTGCCGTCCGGCCGACAATCTCATGCCCGAGCTCGATGTGCTCACCGCGGAGCTGCAGCGTCTGGCCGAGGAACGCTCCATCAGGCTTGCCTCGGATGTCGTGGACGATGTGCTGACCTATGCCCTGTTTCCCCAAGTCGGGCTCAAGTTCCTGGAAAATCGCGGGAATTCGAGTGCCTTCGAGCCGCCGCCGTGGAATGAGCCGGTCCGCCCGGCGGTCGTCGAGACCGCTCCGGCGCCGGTTGCGGTCGCCGCTGTCGCCGAGCGCTATCGGGTGGAGGTCGACGGCCGCAGCTATCAGGTCGTGGTCTCTGCGGAAGGCGCGGTCGAGCAGCTCGCCGCCGTGACGAACGCCGCTTTGCCGCCCCCCGTCGCCGGTCGGGACGTGCCGGCCCCGCTTGCCGGGACCGTCGTGGCGGTCAAGGTCAAACCGGGGCAGGTCATTGCCTCAGGGGAGCTGATCATGCTGATCGAGGCCATGAAGATGGAGACCGAGGTCCGCACGCCGGAAGCAGGCACCGTGCTTGCGGTCTCGGTGAAGGAGGGCGATAGCCTCCAAGTCGGCCAGACCCTGCTGACATTGGGCTGA
- a CDS encoding sodium ion-translocating decarboxylase subunit beta: MEALITLWQSTGIANVTWRELLMLLVGGGLIYLAIAKRFEPLLLLPIGFGTILANIPVAGMAGPDGMIGMIYHVGVETGIFPLLIFLGVGALTDFSALIARPSTLILGAAAQFGIFATLIGALALNLLPGFDFSLADAAAIGIIGGADGPTAIFLASRLAPDLLGAIAVAAYSYMALVPIIQPPIMRALTTKAERSVVMEQLRPVSRLERILFPLVVLFLCALLLPSAAPLIGMLTLGNLLRESGVVERLSRAAQNEIINVVTILLGLAIGSKLSGELFLTTQTLGILVLGAVAFSIGTAAGVIMGKIMCRLSGWKVNPLIGAAGVSAVPMAARVVNKVGLEENHHNFLLMHAMGPNVAGVIGSAVAAGVLLALVGP; the protein is encoded by the coding sequence ATGGAGGCGCTGATCACCCTGTGGCAGTCCACCGGCATCGCCAACGTGACCTGGCGCGAGCTGCTCATGCTCCTGGTCGGGGGCGGCCTCATTTATCTGGCGATCGCCAAACGCTTCGAGCCGCTCCTGCTGCTGCCGATCGGCTTCGGTACGATCCTCGCGAACATCCCGGTTGCCGGGATGGCCGGGCCGGACGGAATGATCGGGATGATCTATCACGTCGGCGTCGAAACCGGGATCTTTCCCTTGTTGATCTTTCTCGGCGTCGGCGCGCTGACCGATTTCAGTGCCTTGATCGCCAGGCCGTCGACACTGATCCTCGGGGCTGCGGCGCAGTTCGGGATCTTCGCGACCCTCATCGGTGCACTTGCCCTGAACCTGCTGCCCGGGTTCGACTTCAGTCTGGCGGATGCCGCCGCCATCGGCATCATCGGCGGGGCGGACGGACCGACCGCCATCTTTCTGGCCTCGCGCCTCGCCCCCGACCTCCTCGGGGCGATCGCAGTCGCCGCCTATTCCTACATGGCGTTGGTGCCGATCATTCAACCGCCGATCATGCGTGCCTTGACGACCAAGGCAGAGCGCAGTGTCGTGATGGAGCAGCTGCGCCCCGTCTCGCGCCTGGAGCGGATCCTCTTCCCCCTCGTCGTGCTGTTTCTCTGTGCCCTGCTGTTGCCTTCGGCAGCTCCGCTGATCGGGATGCTCACCTTGGGGAATCTTCTGCGTGAAAGCGGCGTCGTGGAGCGCCTCAGTCGGGCGGCTCAGAACGAGATCATCAACGTCGTCACCATCCTGTTGGGTCTGGCGATCGGCTCCAAGCTCTCGGGCGAGCTTTTTCTCACCACGCAGACCCTGGGGATTTTAGTGCTCGGTGCCGTGGCCTTCAGCATCGGGACGGCCGCCGGCGTCATCATGGGCAAGATCATGTGTCGTCTCAGCGGATGGAAGGTGAACCCGTTGATCGGTGCCGCCGGTGTCTCGGCGGTCCCCATGGCCGCGCGGGTCGTGAACAAGGTCGGACTGGAGGAAAACCACCATAATTTCCTCTTGATGCACGCGATGGGTCCGAATGTTGCGGGCGTCATCGGCTCGGCGGTCGCCGCCGGCGTCCTGCTCGCCCTCGTGGGTCCCTAA
- a CDS encoding DUF177 domain-containing protein, producing the protein MPRLAAALEASERAPTEAGSANAHTATADSARYELLFARDREGRCLVTGRVLATLRMRCQRCLDAFEVPVDAPIALALIRRDEDALELPEHLDPWMVVDERLDPMDVVEDELLLAVPAIPRHPLGACTAGPIEGEEAAASAGEGAAGSDTKRRPFDILAALKRPPQT; encoded by the coding sequence ATGCCGCGCCTTGCTGCCGCCCTGGAGGCTTCGGAGCGCGCCCCGACGGAGGCCGGTTCGGCAAACGCCCATACCGCGACCGCCGACTCGGCGCGCTATGAGCTGTTGTTCGCTCGGGATCGCGAGGGCCGGTGCCTCGTGACGGGGCGTGTGCTTGCGACCCTGAGGATGCGTTGCCAGCGTTGCCTCGACGCGTTCGAGGTTCCGGTGGACGCTCCGATCGCGCTGGCCCTGATCCGCCGGGACGAGGACGCGCTCGAGCTGCCCGAACATCTCGACCCTTGGATGGTCGTGGATGAGCGGCTCGATCCGATGGATGTCGTCGAGGACGAGCTGTTGTTGGCGGTCCCCGCGATCCCGCGCCATCCTCTCGGAGCCTGCACCGCAGGGCCGATCGAGGGTGAAGAGGCGGCAGCATCGGCAGGAGAGGGAGCCGCGGGATCGGATACGAAACGCCGGCCCTTCGATATTTTGGCGGCACTCAAACGACCGCCGCAGACATGA
- the rpmF gene encoding 50S ribosomal protein L32, protein MAVQQNRKTPSKRGMRRSHDALSKPTLSVDPTSGETHLRHHVTPDGFYRGRKVLDRSE, encoded by the coding sequence ATGGCCGTTCAACAAAATCGAAAAACCCCGTCCAAGCGCGGCATGCGTCGCTCCCATGACGCCTTGAGTAAGCCGACCTTGTCGGTGGATCCCACCAGCGGAGAGACGCATCTTCGCCACCACGTGACGCCGGACGGTTTCTACCGCGGCCGTAAGGTTCTGGATCGCTCTGAGTGA
- the plsX gene encoding phosphate acyltransferase PlsX: MGSVSTIALDAMGGDHGPGVVVAAALRFIAASERVDLILVGDEAKIAEHLGNADRTRLKIRPTTQEVGMDESPSKALRGKKDSSMRVAIDLVQSGDADACVSAGNTGALMATARFVLKTLPSVDRPAIITAVPSLHGHTHMLDLGANVDCTAEHLFQFAVMGSELVTAVEGVAAPRVALLNIGQEEIKGNEQVKQANELLLRSGLNYVGYIEGDGIFLDDIDVVVADGFVGNVALKCSEGVAKFVRHSLSAQFKRTWFTRLAGLAAMPILKQFRRTMDPRRYNGASLLGLRGIVIKSHGGADEIAFENAIHIALKEIHANIPKRIGEQVGRHLDSEQYKAIA; this comes from the coding sequence ATGGGATCTGTCTCGACAATCGCGCTCGACGCCATGGGCGGTGATCATGGTCCGGGTGTCGTGGTTGCGGCGGCGCTGCGTTTCATCGCAGCCTCCGAGCGCGTCGATTTAATCCTCGTCGGCGATGAGGCCAAGATCGCCGAGCATCTCGGCAACGCCGATCGCACGCGACTGAAGATTCGACCGACTACCCAGGAAGTCGGGATGGACGAGTCACCCTCCAAGGCGCTGAGAGGAAAGAAAGATTCCTCGATGCGCGTGGCCATCGACCTGGTGCAGAGCGGCGATGCCGACGCCTGTGTGAGCGCCGGCAACACCGGCGCGCTGATGGCAACCGCGCGTTTTGTCCTCAAGACCCTGCCGAGTGTCGATCGCCCGGCGATCATCACCGCCGTACCCTCTCTGCACGGGCATACCCACATGCTCGACTTGGGTGCGAACGTGGATTGCACGGCCGAGCATCTCTTTCAATTCGCGGTGATGGGCAGCGAGCTGGTAACCGCGGTCGAAGGTGTCGCTGCACCGCGTGTTGCGCTCCTGAACATCGGGCAGGAAGAGATCAAGGGCAACGAGCAGGTCAAGCAGGCCAACGAGCTGCTGTTGCGCAGCGGCTTGAATTATGTCGGCTACATCGAGGGCGACGGGATCTTTCTCGACGACATCGACGTGGTCGTGGCCGACGGATTCGTCGGGAACGTGGCCCTCAAATGCAGCGAGGGGGTGGCCAAGTTCGTCCGGCATTCCTTGAGCGCTCAGTTCAAGCGGACCTGGTTCACCCGACTGGCCGGCCTTGCCGCGATGCCGATTCTCAAGCAGTTCCGCCGCACGATGGACCCACGCCGCTACAACGGCGCCAGCCTTTTAGGCCTGCGCGGAATCGTGATCAAGAGCCACGGCGGGGCGGACGAGATCGCGTTCGAGAATGCGATCCACATCGCGCTGAAAGAGATCCACGCGAACATCCCCAAGCGGATCGGCGAGCAAGTCGGCCGGCATCTCGACAGCGAACAATACAAGGCGATTGCCTGA
- a CDS encoding beta-ketoacyl-ACP synthase III: MIYARILGTGSHLPARTVTNADLEAIVDTTATWIFERTGIEKRHLVSEGETCCDLAEAAARRALDAAGLQPSDIDLIIVATTTPDQFFPSTACLLQQRLGVHGCPAFDLQAVCTGFVYAVGVADKFIRTGAAKRALVVGAETLSRILNWEDRGTCVLFGDGAGAVVLEAADEPGIISTHLHADGAYKDLLQVPGGLGNGHPDARFMEMKGNEVFRVAVTTLGRIVDETLEAAGLSKSDIDWLIPHQANIRIIQATARKLDLPMERVVVTVAEHGNTSAASIPLAFDQAVRDGRIQRGELLLMEAFGGGFTWGSVLVRY, translated from the coding sequence ATGATTTACGCGCGCATCCTGGGGACCGGGAGCCACCTCCCGGCCCGGACGGTGACGAATGCCGATCTCGAGGCGATCGTCGATACCACGGCAACCTGGATCTTCGAGCGCACCGGCATCGAGAAGCGCCATCTGGTTTCCGAGGGCGAGACCTGTTGCGATCTCGCCGAGGCAGCCGCCCGCCGAGCGCTCGATGCGGCCGGCCTCCAACCGTCCGATATCGACCTGATCATCGTCGCCACCACCACGCCGGACCAGTTTTTTCCGAGCACCGCCTGTCTTCTGCAGCAGCGCCTCGGCGTGCACGGCTGTCCGGCCTTCGATCTTCAGGCGGTCTGTACGGGATTCGTCTACGCCGTCGGGGTTGCCGACAAATTCATCCGAACCGGTGCCGCGAAACGGGCGCTGGTGGTCGGGGCCGAGACGCTTTCGCGCATCCTCAACTGGGAGGACCGCGGCACCTGCGTGCTCTTCGGAGACGGTGCGGGGGCGGTGGTCTTGGAGGCGGCGGACGAGCCGGGCATCATTTCCACGCATCTGCACGCCGACGGTGCCTACAAGGATCTGCTTCAGGTCCCGGGCGGCCTCGGCAATGGTCACCCCGATGCCCGATTCATGGAGATGAAGGGCAACGAGGTCTTCCGAGTCGCCGTGACCACGCTCGGACGTATCGTCGACGAGACCCTCGAGGCCGCCGGTCTGTCCAAGTCGGACATCGACTGGTTGATCCCGCACCAGGCGAATATCCGGATTATCCAGGCGACCGCGCGTAAGCTGGATCTGCCGATGGAACGTGTCGTGGTCACGGTGGCGGAGCACGGCAACACCTCCGCTGCATCCATTCCGCTGGCCTTCGATCAAGCGGTGCGCGACGGGCGTATTCAACGTGGCGAGCTCCTCTTGATGGAAGCCTTCGGAGGCGGATTCACCTGGGGTTCCGTCTTGGTGCGTTACTGA
- the fabD gene encoding ACP S-malonyltransferase, producing the protein MTHMIAAFFPGQGSQSIGMLDVLAESYPDVRRTFDEASDVLGFDLWRLVHEGPKEDLDLTRNTQPAMLSAGVAVWRAWLKAGGPPAAMMAGHSLGEYSALVAAGALSFADGVRLAAERARFMQEAVPAGEGAMAAVLGLTDPEVIALCAEQAQGAVLEAVNFNAPGQVVIAGDAAAVSRAIAAAKDAGAKRALTLPVSVPSHCALMRPAADRLAERLAAIEIRVPEIAVLHNASVQSAADSAVLRDQLVQQLYRPVRWVETVRAVAAEGLRIAIECGPGKVLTGLNKRIDDTLTTLPVFDPKSLEAALEAIANAER; encoded by the coding sequence ATGACACACATGATTGCCGCCTTTTTTCCCGGCCAAGGCTCCCAGTCGATCGGGATGCTCGACGTCCTCGCCGAGTCCTATCCGGATGTGCGCAGGACCTTCGATGAAGCCTCGGACGTCTTGGGTTTCGACCTTTGGCGTTTGGTCCACGAAGGCCCCAAGGAGGATCTCGATCTCACCCGGAATACGCAACCCGCCATGCTGAGCGCCGGTGTTGCGGTCTGGCGCGCCTGGCTGAAGGCCGGCGGGCCTCCCGCGGCCATGATGGCCGGTCACAGCCTGGGCGAGTATTCGGCCTTGGTGGCCGCCGGCGCGCTGAGCTTCGCCGACGGCGTGCGTTTGGCTGCGGAGCGTGCGCGCTTCATGCAGGAGGCGGTTCCGGCCGGAGAGGGTGCAATGGCGGCCGTGCTGGGTCTGACTGACCCCGAGGTCATTGCGCTCTGCGCGGAGCAGGCGCAAGGCGCCGTGCTCGAAGCCGTCAATTTCAACGCGCCCGGTCAGGTGGTGATCGCAGGCGATGCCGCCGCGGTGAGCCGTGCGATTGCTGCAGCGAAGGACGCCGGAGCGAAGCGCGCGCTGACCTTGCCGGTGAGTGTCCCTTCGCATTGCGCCTTGATGCGCCCCGCCGCGGATCGCCTCGCCGAGCGTTTGGCTGCAATCGAGATCCGAGTTCCGGAGATTGCGGTCCTGCACAACGCCAGCGTGCAGAGCGCCGCCGACAGCGCGGTGCTGCGCGATCAACTGGTCCAACAGCTCTATCGCCCGGTACGCTGGGTGGAGACGGTGCGTGCCGTCGCCGCCGAAGGTCTTCGTATCGCGATCGAGTGTGGTCCGGGCAAGGTGCTGACCGGTCTAAACAAACGAATCGACGACACTCTGACGACACTGCCGGTCTTCGACCCGAAGTCACTCGAAGCGGCACTGGAGGCGATAGCGAATGCTGAACGATGA
- the fabG gene encoding 3-oxoacyl-ACP reductase FabG, with the protein MLNDDIALVTGASRGIGRSIAMALAEQGAAVAGTATTAAGARSIEEALTAAGYRGIGVVLDVSDQASVEAAVGEITERLGAPGILVNNAGITRDNLLMRMKDEEWDSVIETNLSSLYRVTKACLRAMTKARKGRIINIASVVGAMGNAGQTNYAAAKAGMMGFTKALAREVGSRAITVNCVAPGFIDTDMTRTLPEAQRQALIGGIPLGRLGQPEEIAGAVVFLASPAAAYITGETLHVNGGMHMA; encoded by the coding sequence ATGCTGAACGATGACATTGCGCTCGTAACGGGCGCATCGCGCGGGATCGGTCGGTCCATCGCGATGGCGTTGGCCGAGCAAGGTGCCGCCGTGGCGGGCACTGCAACGACGGCGGCCGGCGCGCGCTCGATCGAGGAGGCCCTGACCGCGGCCGGTTACCGGGGCATCGGGGTCGTGCTCGACGTCTCCGATCAAGCCTCGGTCGAGGCTGCCGTCGGGGAGATCACCGAGCGCCTCGGTGCGCCGGGGATCCTCGTGAACAATGCGGGCATTACACGCGACAACCTCCTGATGCGGATGAAGGACGAGGAGTGGGACTCGGTCATCGAGACCAACCTCAGCTCGCTGTACCGCGTCACCAAGGCCTGCCTGCGTGCGATGACGAAGGCGCGCAAAGGCCGGATCATCAACATCGCCTCCGTCGTGGGCGCCATGGGGAACGCCGGTCAAACCAACTACGCGGCCGCCAAGGCAGGCATGATGGGTTTCACCAAGGCGTTGGCTCGCGAGGTCGGTTCGCGCGCGATCACGGTCAACTGTGTCGCCCCCGGCTTCATCGACACCGATATGACCCGGACCTTGCCCGAGGCGCAACGCCAGGCCTTGATCGGCGGGATCCCCTTGGGGCGTCTCGGACAGCCCGAGGAGATTGCGGGCGCCGTGGTCTTTTTGGCATCCCCCGCAGCGGCTTACATCACCGGCGAGACCCTGCACGTGAACGGCGGCATGCACATGGCATGA
- the acpP gene encoding acyl carrier protein — MSSVEDRVRKIVVEQLGVKEEEVTSEASFVDDLGADSLDTVELVMALEEEFETEIPDEDAEKITTVQQAINYINQHQA, encoded by the coding sequence ATGAGCAGCGTTGAAGATCGAGTCCGCAAAATCGTTGTCGAGCAACTTGGCGTCAAGGAAGAGGAAGTGACCTCGGAGGCGTCCTTCGTCGACGATCTGGGCGCGGACTCACTCGACACGGTTGAGTTGGTCATGGCCCTCGAAGAAGAGTTCGAAACCGAGATCCCGGACGAGGACGCGGAGAAGATCACCACCGTCCAACAGGCCATCAACTACATCAACCAGCACCAAGCCTAG
- the fabF gene encoding beta-ketoacyl-ACP synthase II, with amino-acid sequence MSGRRVVVTGLGLVAPVGLDVKSSWDNILAGKSGIKPITHFDIEPFSTRFGGPIYGFEIGDYIAEKEAKKMDKFIHYGMAAGCQAIADAGLEIDDSNCRRIGVAIGSGIGGITGIENNYEAYRTKGPRRISPFFVPANIINMVAGNLSIKFGLKGPNYSIVSACSTATHNIGEAAIMIRHGYVDVMIAGGAEMATSPVGLGGFAAARALSTRNDAPEAASRPFDRDRDGFVLSDGAGVVVLEEYERAKARGAPIYAELVGVGMNSDAYHMTAPSENGEGACDCMLLALADAGLDKEQVHYINAHGTSTPAGDVAETMAIKRAFGQRAYEIPISSTKSMTGHMLGAAGGAEAIFTILALRDQTAPPTINYETPDPDCDLDYVPNTAREMRIDVALTNSFGFGGTNGTLAFRRL; translated from the coding sequence ATGTCAGGCAGAAGGGTAGTGGTCACCGGTTTGGGCCTCGTGGCGCCGGTCGGTTTGGACGTCAAGTCCTCCTGGGACAACATCCTCGCCGGCAAAAGCGGGATCAAACCCATCACCCACTTCGATATCGAGCCATTCAGCACCCGCTTCGGCGGCCCGATCTATGGCTTCGAGATCGGCGATTACATCGCTGAAAAAGAAGCCAAGAAAATGGATAAGTTTATCCACTACGGCATGGCTGCCGGCTGTCAAGCGATCGCCGACGCCGGGCTCGAGATCGATGATTCCAACTGTCGCCGCATCGGCGTGGCGATCGGTTCGGGGATCGGCGGGATCACGGGTATCGAGAACAACTACGAGGCTTATCGGACGAAGGGACCGCGCCGGATCTCGCCGTTCTTCGTGCCGGCCAACATCATCAACATGGTTGCCGGCAACCTCTCGATCAAGTTCGGGCTCAAGGGGCCGAACTACTCGATCGTTTCCGCGTGCAGCACGGCGACGCACAACATCGGCGAGGCGGCGATCATGATCCGCCACGGCTATGTGGACGTCATGATCGCGGGCGGCGCCGAGATGGCGACCTCGCCGGTCGGACTCGGCGGATTCGCCGCGGCCCGTGCACTCTCGACCCGCAACGACGCGCCGGAGGCCGCCAGCCGTCCGTTCGATCGCGATCGCGACGGTTTCGTCCTCAGCGACGGTGCAGGTGTCGTGGTGCTCGAGGAGTACGAGCGCGCCAAGGCGCGCGGTGCACCCATCTATGCCGAGCTGGTCGGCGTCGGCATGAACTCCGATGCCTATCACATGACCGCGCCGTCGGAGAACGGCGAAGGTGCCTGCGACTGCATGCTGCTCGCGCTCGCGGATGCCGGTCTCGACAAGGAGCAGGTGCACTACATCAACGCGCACGGTACCTCGACGCCGGCCGGCGATGTCGCCGAAACCATGGCGATCAAACGTGCGTTCGGCCAGCGCGCCTACGAGATCCCGATCAGCTCGACCAAATCCATGACCGGTCACATGTTGGGTGCTGCCGGGGGCGCCGAGGCGATCTTCACGATCCTCGCGCTGCGCGATCAGACCGCACCGCCGACCATCAACTACGAGACACCGGATCCGGATTGCGATCTCGATTACGTCCCCAATACCGCTCGAGAGATGCGCATCGATGTCGCATTGACCAACTCGTTCGGATTCGGCGGCACCAACGGCACCTTGGCCTTTCGTCGACTCTAA
- the pabC gene encoding aminodeoxychorismate lyase — protein MVGSSPSSPIADPPDDEGVAEAGIRRVLVDGCEHDRIPVGDRGLHYGDGLFETILIRDGRPCLWDRHLARLALGADRLGIPRPSPSLLRDEVVRIGSELDHGLLKLILTRGVGGRGYRPPASPHPRRILLSYASSPTADPSVDGGVAIRYCETPASVNPRLAGIKHLNRLDAVLARGEWDDPEIAEGLMCDEAGDLVGGTMTNLFVWDGVGLATPSVTRCGIAGTVRALVLEAAARAGIACVERPVTRRMLEEAAGLFLTNARIGVWPVSHLADRRFDPERLPLDFLSAVRRTAHTPEWPDP, from the coding sequence TTGGTCGGCTCGTCGCCTTCGTCTCCGATCGCCGATCCACCGGATGACGAGGGCGTCGCGGAGGCCGGGATTCGGCGCGTCCTGGTGGACGGGTGCGAGCACGACCGGATCCCCGTCGGTGATCGCGGACTGCACTACGGCGACGGACTGTTCGAGACCATTCTGATTCGCGACGGCAGGCCCTGTCTGTGGGACCGCCATCTGGCGCGGCTCGCGCTCGGCGCCGATCGACTGGGGATCCCGAGGCCGTCGCCATCGCTGTTGCGTGACGAGGTCGTTCGGATCGGCTCCGAGCTCGATCACGGGCTTTTGAAGCTGATCCTCACCCGCGGCGTCGGCGGTCGCGGTTACCGGCCTCCCGCCTCGCCGCACCCTCGGCGCATCCTGCTGTCCTATGCCTCGTCCCCGACTGCCGACCCCTCTGTCGACGGCGGTGTCGCGATCCGCTATTGCGAGACCCCCGCATCCGTGAATCCGCGTCTGGCCGGGATCAAACATCTCAACCGCTTGGACGCAGTCCTTGCCCGTGGGGAATGGGATGATCCGGAGATCGCCGAGGGTCTGATGTGCGACGAGGCCGGTGACCTGGTGGGCGGGACGATGACGAATCTGTTCGTTTGGGACGGTGTCGGACTCGCCACCCCGTCGGTAACGCGTTGCGGGATCGCCGGAACGGTGCGCGCGCTCGTCCTCGAAGCCGCCGCGCGGGCCGGGATCGCCTGCGTCGAGCGACCGGTCACGCGCAGGATGCTCGAGGAGGCGGCCGGGCTCTTCCTGACGAATGCGCGGATCGGCGTCTGGCCGGTGTCGCATCTTGCCGATCGGCGGTTCGACCCCGAACGCCTGCCGCTCGATTTTTTGAGCGCCGTCCGTCGAACGGCGCATACACCCGAATGGCCGGATCCATGA